In Lolium rigidum isolate FL_2022 chromosome 3, APGP_CSIRO_Lrig_0.1, whole genome shotgun sequence, the genomic window TTTCCATCCTTCGATGAGGATATTGCAACAACAATATCGTCAACAAAAATACACAAAGTATTCTGAGCTTATATACACATTACTTCAGGCcgagaagcatgatgaacttcTCATGAAAAATCACAATGCTCGTCCAACGGGTGCAATGCCGATCCCTGAAGCACATGCTAATGCTCATTTTACTAATAAATTTGGAAACCGTAAAAGGAACTTCCGAAAATTTAAGGGAAAGTGGAAACTGAACAATGGTCAAAAGACCAACGGTCCATCTAAGGGGAATGGTCATTTCAATAAAAATAACCAAAATGACAACTCTCAAACTTGTCAAAGGTGTGGATGTACGAATCATCGTACTAATGAATGCAGTATGCCCGAACACCTCGTGGAACTATACATGAAGTATGGCAAAGAAGTCAAACAAGTTTATGGAAAGAAAGCTGAAGCTCACTTCAACGACATACAAGACAACTCTCAAGTTGGTCCATCTCAAAGTTCTATTGAAGAATTCAAGCCAAAGGACGATATCATCCTCGATGAAGACATGCTTGTGGACTACACCCAAGATGTTTTTGGAGACCTCAATTAAACTCCATAAACACTTGATGTCATTTAGCCATTAAATTActacaaaatgttatattgtATAACAATAAGTAGAATAAAGTCTATCAGACTATGTAAAAAGTCTATCAGACTATGTATATTGTATTATGTGAATCAGACATAATACTGTAATGTATTTATATTTGATATTTGTAacataaatactatgttgatgaaTATGAATAAATATATATTCTATACATTCTATTTTATTTACGGGTAACAATCCGATAAAAAAAAATCCTATTTAAGTGAGTGGTACCACCACTACTATCATTTTTAAGGGAAACAAAACATTTCCAAACTCTTACTAAGAGTAAGGACGATGTTATGACCGTAAATAGGCATAACAGAACAATTATTGGTTCCTAAAGAACCATATTCATACTTCCTATATGTACTATTATTGTAGTTCAGAATGCACTCTTGTGTTCTGATTATACCTTTATTCGGATTATGTTATACATACATAAAACCCGTACCTTATGTTACAAGATAATTTTTAAAACCTTGATAAATTCAAGACTTGGCAAGATTGCCTTGATCATCCTGGAATAGGTATGATAAGAAAATTATTAACAATTATGTTGGTCACAACTTAAAAGTTGCAAATCTCAAGTCATCAGACTTTATGTGCaccacatgtgccatgagaaaaataattttaaagCTCTCTCACCTTAAAATTACAATGACCACTTATACATATTCTTAatataccaacatcttgttgtagACCTGcggtattagagcatctccagtcgcgtcccccaaagcgtcccccaaagggatttggggcgcgccggaccaaaaaagcgttccagccgcgtcccccaaagcccttttttgtccggcgcgcccctatacggtgtccggcgccccgagcccgtccccgtcccacgggggacgcaccggggacgccggacacaacgaaagcgaggcgggctcccacatgtcggcgactatttgcataaaccgttggttcgcgcctcttttctcgtcgctccttccttcccgcgcctcccaccccaccgccgccgccggatttcccggccgtttgggcgtccgatccgtgctgcgagtcagcaccgttgtcgcggccggggctcccgccggtcgtgccgccgccgccgcgtcgccggcgcctcccgaacgcgccgtcaaatccgccccacctccgcgcacgaaggtgctcgacgacttgccgggtaggcgcgattggtcgctgtttgttgcgtcgtccgcctccgcgcaattttaaccattgattttgctttagccatggacagcgacgatgagatgtttGCCCTgctgccggaggacgagcaagcgttcgacgacgacctgcgggagcatttgccgatcatcgcgtccctccgggacatgcttgacgccgagggcggagaagaggaagaggccgcgccgcggaggatcaaggccgggaagaaggaagtcgaagccccggcagaggatggaggggcatgccatgctgcacaacgactacttcgccgacggggcaacacaagccgacaattttcggcgccggtacaggatgagcaagggcctgttcatgaatatcctccacggcgttcgagagttcgacccctacttcaagctcaaggccgacgccgtaggcgttctcgggttctcatccattcgaagtgcaccgccgccatgaggatgcttgcatatggagcacctgccgatacacgggacgactaccttcgcatgagtgagtctatcgccattgagtgcatgtacaagttttgccgagctgtggtgggaaagtttggcaaatactacttgagagggccaaccgaggaagagaccgcaaggatcatggcacaaaatgctgccgtgaggatttcctggaatgcttggaagcatcgattgcatgcactcgggcatggaagaactgtccgtttgcttggcaaggtatatacaaagggcgtcatggatattgcgagtgtggtgcttgaagctgtggcagattatgactcgtggatttggcattctttctttggcatggcgggatcacacaatgacatcaacgtgttgcagcgatctccggtgttcagcagactagtcgaagggcatgctccaccatgcaactatgagatcaatggccaccaatataccaaaggctattatctagccgatggtatatatccaaaatgggccacttttgtcaaaacaatctcgaatccatcgagtccgaagaattctcactttgctacaagacaggaggcttgcaggaatgatgtcgagcgggcatttggtgtgcttcaagcacaatttgccattgtccggtacctcgctctaagctggtctcacgacgaaATGTGTGAGGTGATGcgagcttgtgtgatcatgcacaacatgatcatcgaggatgaccgcaagaatcatgttaggtcacatgttggtccctatgagtgtcaaggccctctcgcggaggttgatcatgagttgcctgcagattttgctgattttctcgccatgcacgcagagatccgtgacagcaatgtgcatgagcaacttcaagctgatctcgttgagcatttgtggaggatcaaaggaaataccgtggcaccttgatgtatcatctagccctttttattatatttgattacttgttttattgtttgttgtaatttaatttgaaaacaatcctcgaaaacatttttttcatatgctacatttgatataaatggtttatgtgttaaaaaaattatttttaatgtttgggggcggcgtttgggggacgcggctggggagcgacgtcccccaaacgcggcacgaacaaaacacgtcccccaaacgctcaatccggcgcggtttgggggacgctttgggggacgcggctggagatgctcttacatgcgCAGATCTATTCTAGATCATTCCAACTGCATATCATACTGCTTCCCCTTGCAGTAAGTACGTGGAAATGAAACAAGTATTTCCTATCTGCGATATTTTGGTTCTTACCAATATCACCACTCCAGCGTATAGGATCTATGTGAgatattattatttatttattatccGTCAATCATGAATATCTCAAGCTCCTATCAGGAGAATAGCTTATAACCCGTACGCTGATTACACTTAATATAAGGACATTttcggcattagggggagattcGTACCACAAAGAATGCCGATAAATTACAAATGCCATCAGACATTCAGTCCTCATATTCACGTACTTAAAAACTGAACATAAAAAGTTCAATATATTTGCAACACATTGCAAATTTGCCACATACATTTACTTATGACAAAGACGTCATGAAATTAcattatgcatgcatgcatgcaatgtGCCATAAAATAGTGGAAGTATCTCGTACCACCACTATTCTCCCCAAATGAGAGCATTAGGGGGAGAAACATGGTCACATGAGAAATGAGTTCTCATATGTATCCGCGGAAATAGAGGAAATTATCTCCTCAACTAGTAAATGTAGTTCAACCTCAAGTTAAATAAAACATAACGGATGCTCATCATCCAAACCCAACATAAATGTGCACACTATTTGAAATGTTGGAAAATCGAAACACCTTGACTCCATTGTTATGGGAAATCACGCGGAGTTAAAAAGATGTAAATATTATTTCCACAATTTTTCTTGATTCAACAGAATCATATAACATAAAGACTACATTTGTCGACAAATATTTATTCTTAGATTGCTAAACCTTTAGGGCCCCGAACCAAAATCCATGGTAGAGTGCCTCATGCACTCATATATTGGTTCAACTAGAAGGAGGCAATTAAATAAGAATAGCACTCGCTCAACAAGAGAGAGGTATTTACCACAGTAATAGACTCTCCTCATAGTCATCTTCCCTCTTGGAAGACAAGTGACTTTTCGTTCATAACGAAAACAATGAGGTGGTGAGAAAGCGAGGCTTGTAGCACAAAGGGTTCACGCAGAGACCCGACATCGATTATGATGTAACATACCCTCTTGGTAGAAGTGGAATTACGTTTCGATATCAATATTATTGGCAGTTCAAATAAACTATCCATGCAGTTGATAGACGCGGTGATTTCATACTCATATGGATCACTCATCTTGGATATCTATATGAATGTCCAAGAACAATCACAACATATAttgtgtaaaaaaaaaattcaaaagtcACTCCATGAATTAATAAAGTCGAAGATTGTGTGGTACAATCGACTATGAGAGTTCCCTATTCAAAAGGATACTCGGATAAGATTGCATACATTTAGTTGTTAAGAAAATCCCTCCCTGGATTCTACATGACCTATGTATATGCCGATGATTTTATCATCGAGTCTATTCAATACATAATGTGTTCGCAATCATATCTAGACGGATATTATGTAGTTCAGATTCAACAGAATCATCTACCATTATCTATCAAGATAATAGCATTTGTATTACTCAAATGCATATGATTTCTATATAGAACAATATTGAAAATGAATGCAAAGTTCAGGGGGAGAAAACTCCTATAACTGAACTTATTAATTATCATCtgataaataaaaaaaaaattattgtacTCTCTTCCTTATGAGTTTTCCAACGGATtgctcatataggttttaatgagACAATAATATACCCATGGTATATCAAAATTTCTATATTTTCTTCTTATATTTTCCCACAGGATTTAGGAAGATATAAGACTATACAAGATCAAAGATTCTCAAGATTTCAAGATCGGAGaacatcaagatcagacaagggaATTCCAGCTCTCAAGATTATAATGGACAGCGTTTGTCCAAGGGGAGTGTTAGGAATAAGTTAGCGTCATATTTAGGCTAAGTGAGCAGTTAGGATTGTGTTAGTAATAACCGCCAGCAGTTGCCTTATTCTAGCGTTGTCCAAACGCCAACTTCTCCGAAGGGTTGCTATGCCTGTTCGGAAGGGACGCGTACTGTAACCGACATTGTAAAAGACGCCTGTTCAGATACTATATAAGGCCTGAACAGTACATCAATGAGATCATCCATTTTCACTTCACTCTTTGTTCCTCTTCATTAGGGTCCTATGTTCTCTTTTTAGGGTCGTATGTGCTAAGTGTGAGGACTATGCTGTATTTTCCTTTCTCTTTTAGAGGTCTTCCATGTAAACTGTAAAACCACCGCTATTTTAATGCAGCTTGGGGACCTTCCGAGGTCCCtcactttgttcaaaaaaaaaaatctccagaCTCGTTGTAACCTTCagctttagagcatcttcaccggcgcctCCGATAGCATTTTGGAGACCggtagcgaaaatgggctcgcaccggtgcgtctcaaacggcgccggctagttttcgagcccaatagaatcgccggcatccccGTGTCAGCCCATTGGTGAAGGACGTGAATCGGGCGCGCCAGCGCCTCATGGCACGTCAGAAAACGagtgtgggctccgcctggcagccagacacaccgattTCCCACCTCCTACCCACACCCGAgctgactcccacccctctagatcgccaccgtcgccgccgcgcccctgCTTGAAATAGACATCGCCGcctgtctaggaaccgccgtccatcgacacggccgccaccccctaCGACCGGCGGCCCCTGTTTCGCCCtgaacagagctcgccgccaccgcggcacaacctccccgcccgcaaggtgttcgtccgattgccgcgatggacatcgacgacgagacaatggtgcagctgttcacggaggagcagaacgctcagGCTGTTCGGCGGCAACAGCAACAGCTGATTCTGGCGAGCATGCTGCGtgttcgccagcctttcttcgtcgtgcctcggcgcggcggctcaaagccaagcaagaggaggaacatcaaccgacaTCGTCAAGCCAGCGCAATGCTGCtttacgccgactacttcaacgaggacgcgactcattcgccgaaggacttttggcgccggtttaggatgaacaaggagctgTTCTTGAAGATGTCCATGGCGTCAAGGAGTACGACAAGTACTTCATggccaagcaagattgcacaggtttatgggcttcacctcaattcagaagtgcactgttGCAATGCACTGTCTTGCATatggagctcctccagatacagccaatgactacctacggatggcagagtcgacatgtacagagactctctacaggttttgccgagccgtcatagcggtgtttgctaaagactatttgagagcatcaagagaagatgatacagctcggatcctgcaaAAAATGCAGCAAGCGgatttcctgggatgctcggaagcattgactgcatgcattggggctggaagaattgcccttttgcttggcaggggatctacaagaggcatactggtgagtgcagtgccATTTTTGAGGCGGTGGAAGACCGTGAGCTTtgaatttggcatgcattttttggcatggcaggaacaaacaatgatatcaacatgttgcatcgctctccggtgtttgctaggctagctgagggacaagctccagccgtgaactttgaggtaaacaaccacgcatacaacaaggggtactatctagctaatggtttctacccgacgtatgctacatttgtgaaaacAATTCCCTCTCCGCCAAACGAGATGGaagcttattttgcaacatgccaggaagcaacacgcaaggatgttgagcgtgtttttggggtgcttcagcagcatttttattgtcaggtaccctgctctcacttggtctgagtcttagatgtgggaggtgatgaacacctgtgtgatcatgcataacatgatcattgagagcgagcgcgacgcacctgtgcaggatgatcaaccatttgattatcaagggccactcgctgaggtagagcatgtaccccaagaatttgccgcttttcttcatatgcacaatcaAATTCGAGATGCAGATGTCCATGCACAACTaaaggcggatctagctgcgcatttgtggaCGAGGAgagaagccgccaacaatgcatgattttatttctatttgtttggttgtatgaataatttaagtactatttgttcgtttggttgtatgaataatttaagtactatttgtttgattgcatgaataatttaattctatttgtgtgattgtatgaataaaatatgattgatatattgtttcaaaatattgtaaaaagaaaaaaaattgaggGCCACCGTATGAGAGGCGCTGGTGTGGAAACAGCATCCtcaaatagaggatgcactgcTGACGTCTCTCATACAGCAGTGCCGGCGATTATTTGGGAGCGCCGATGGAGATGCTTTTAGGTTGTCTGGCAATCGGTAGCAAATATAGGTCGGCTGATCCACATCTGGTCTGAAATGCGTGCAGCGTTCTGCGGCAAGCATTTCAGCATGGAGGACTTCACCACTTTGTTGTGTATTTTGTTGACGTATTTTCTTTTGGAGTAGAATTTTTTGTGTGAAGTGTAAATGGCGCCAAGTCAAATTTCTTCGGTGCTGACATGCACATACTGGTCTCCTGGTGGTCTCTATTTTTTTGGCGCCAAACTCAGGAGTCAGATTCCGAAATAGTTCTGTCAAGGGACAGATAAACCATTAGTTTTGTCAAAGGATCCGATTTGTCGTGAGATATACTTTCTTGACCTGCTCGGTATTTCTAATCATAGTCGATATTTTTGCAGCATCTCTGCCTACCCGTGCTCATCCGTCCATCACCCATCGTTGAAAGATGAAGTTTGACCACGCTTAAAACAAAGCAGTAACAGATGCGCTAATGAACTGGAGAAATGTATTGTATGCTTCAaaaacatatactccctccgtccataaaaagaCGTCttaaatttgttaaattttgaatgtatctagaccagATTTAGTATATACATACAAACAAAatttgacaaagttgagacatccttttgtgTACAGAGGAAATACAAGCATAATAGATTGAAAGGCTTGAAAGCTTATTGCGAAGACTGATAAATTGAACATGACTCTTTAGCTGTTTACTTCAGAAACATCTTAGGTCTCAAAATACAATAAAGAATATAACAGTGAAACCACAGCCATAGCTCAATAACTGTTGATCTCATGAAATACACATTACATACGGGGATAGCATCCCTTCCCAACCCATCCCTAGATTGAATGATCCATCCAAATTTCCTAGCTCATCCATCCAAAATCTTGACGAAAATTTAGGCCTGCAACAACGTTCAAATGGACGAGATTAATGAACTGACATAATTTTGCAGATTTGGGACTGCACAGCTCTCCCAGAAGAAGTTCTGaagagaagcaaacagaaaagtTGGTGCGTAccttgctagcaatgttgctggaCAGCCAGTCCAGGCCTTCGTACAATCCCTCGCCTGTTGTAGCACAAGTGCTCTGGATGTACCTGCAAGCAAGAACAAAAAACTCATCAAGCCATCTGCTGTACTACAGAGCAGTACGCAACTATGTCCACCACCAAGCCCAAAGGGAAGATATACATCTCATTTCCTTTGCAAAAAGAGAGAAAGGGAGTGCAGCCCAAGCTTATCAGCAATCTTGATTTGGAGAAAAAAGTCTACCAGTGTCGCTGGCGAAGGGAGTGCAGCCCAAGCTTATCAGTAATCTCAGCAGCATTCATAGCATTTGGAAGATCTTGCTTGTTAGCAAACACAAGCAACACAGCATCACGTAATTCATCCTGCAATCAGTGGACATGTGAATAATGAGCACTCAAAATCACTAGGAGAAGGTCCAACAAATATTGCTGATGAGACCATGCACAATGCCCTCCCATAAATGCGGAAGTTATAGATTTCTATATGTGTTTATTAGAATGATAGAGGTCGTCCAGTGTAAGAATTAACCTCATTCAGCATCCTGTGGAGCTCATCCCTGGCTTCAACAACACGGTCCCTATCGTTGCTGTCCACGACGAAGATAAGACCCTGCGTGTTCTGGAAGTAATGCCTCCACAGAGGTCTGATCTGTTTTTACGAAGACATGGCAAACATAAGAAACCAGTTGTGACAAAAAGATGCCTGCCAAATTCAGAGAATGAGCATACAAGCCTACCTTGTTCCCTAGTAAATTAGGAAATTAGGTGTGAGAAGCTAGTGTACCAAAAATAAATTGGTTAAGAGGTGCAGAGTATGTTATCTATGTACCTTGTCCTGACCCCCGACATCCCAGACAGTGAAGCTGATGTTCTTGTACTCCACAGTTTCAACATTGAATCCTgtatttgagaaaaaaaaatggaATAAATCATGTTGCAGGTTTATGAATGTTCAAATCTGCATGGTATAGTATAATATACTTCGCATACAAAATAAGTCTTCTCTCCAGTGTAAATCCATACAATGTTAGGTGCTTATTTTGCCAGAACACATCATCCAATTCCAATGCCATACGAAGCAAGCCATCAGTTTACAATGCTCAATATTAAGTAAAttcagtcctattatgtgatagcTTTGCTGGTCATTTGCTGGTCACAGTGGGTTTTATttactcatagtggggagtaacatagagtagtaacatgaacATGGGAggcggcgttttggctcataggagcaaatgctcccattatacaaaataattaaaaaacaattttaattatatcaaaaaattctgacataattttttgtgtacatcatgacattctatgttagtgcacaagttttcgtgaAGAAACAAATTTTTTGTGGCGTGTACGTAgtcatagcatcaaaatttgtctttttacaggagccacagaattttttagttttttttaaaaacttGTGTAGAACATAAAATGCGCAGATGTACatggaaaattttattttagaattttttgacactttgaaatgtagattcacaacaagagcaaatgctcctatgagccaaagtgaatatccccatGAACATGTTACTAATCTACtcctcatagtgggtagtaagatATGTCTGGTATCATGCAAAGTCATATTTattaggttgtagactcatcttgtcttggaaaaatgttatggtaacatagctagttaccacaagcACTTCTCTCCTCATTTAATGACATGCCATGTCACCTAAatgaatactacctccgtttcgatgaataaggcgcacacacatttcaagacaaactttgaccaagaAAATTGAGCAaccaaatcttgattatattgtacgtaattagtatcattggattcgtattgaaaagcacttttaaatgatgctaattttataccaacaatctttatatatttgaagtaattcttagtcaaagaaaaaaaaaacacgccttattcattggaatggagggagGATTATGTGGCATTTCATTTGGGTGCATGTTACCACctttagttactcccactatgagtaatcTAAGTAATTGAAAATTCGCTAAAATACAACTAGTTCAAAGGTTTATATTGTCAACCAAAAATGCATCAATCATATATCTGAGAGTCGTGTATCGTTCTATCAATGTATCTCTATGAATGGATGTGCACTACTCGTGACCTGAAGAGAGATCCTAATGAACAAAAATGTTCTAACTGTCGATAGATT contains:
- the LOC124704664 gene encoding ADP-ribosylation factor 1-like, which codes for MGLTFTKLFSRLFAKKEMRILMVGLDAAGKTTILYKLKLGEIVTTIPTIGFNVETVEYKNISFTVWDVGGQDKIRPLWRHYFQNTQGLIFVVDSNDRDRVVEARDELHRMLNEDELRDAVLLVFANKQDLPNAMNAAEITDKLGLHSLRQRHWYIQSTCATTGEGLYEGLDWLSSNIASKA